Part of the Arthrobacter gengyunqii genome is shown below.
TCACGGCTGGCGACCACGGCCTGCCGTTCGGTTTCAATCTCGGCCAGCTCGGCGTCGCGCTTTTCCTCCAGCGCGGCCATTTCAGCGTCCAGGGCGGCGGCTGCCTCACGGGACTGCTCCTCGGCGGCCTTAGCCGTCTCGAGCCGTTCCATGACCTCCAGCTCCACGTCCTCCAGATCGGAGCGGCGGCGCTTCAGCGACTCCATTTCGCTCTGCAGGGCGGTGAGCTCCTTGGAGGTTCCGTGGCCGCTGTCCAGGTGCTTCTGGTTGCGCTCAACACGGGCTGCCACGGAAGCGACGTCAGCTTCGGCGCGGGTCAGTTCACGCGTAATGTCAGCGGCCTCGGTGGAGGCGGCAACGAGCCTGCTCTGTGCCGCAGCACGCTGCAGGGCAAGAGCTGCGATCTCCGAGTTGTCGCTGACGATGCGAGCCCGGTTCCGGAGTTTGTGGACCGTACTGTCCAGAGCCTGCAAATCGAGCAGCCGCAGCTGCTCCTCCGACGATGCTTTTGCCACCGAAAACCTCCAACTATGACCGGGCCAACCTGGCCCGGTTCTTCCCCCTAGCCTATGCCAAAGGGTAAAGGTCAGCTCAGCCCGGGTGTCAGCACAAAGTCCCACGGATCGGTGTTCGTGCCGCTGATCCGAATCTCCGCACTGAAGCCCTGATCGTTCAGGACATTCTCCAAAGCATTGGCTGCGGGAGTCAACCACAGCCATTCGCTGCCAAAATGCGACACATCGATCAGGTAGGGGCGTCCGTTAACGGCAGCTTCACGGGCTTCGGATGCGGGATGGTGGCGCAGGTCGGCTGTGACGTAAACGTCAGCCTGATGACGCCGGACGGCGTCAAAAAGACTGTCACCGGCGCCGCCGCAGACAGCGACCCGCCGGACCAGCCCGTGCGGATCACCGGCAACACGGACCCCTCCCGCGACGGCAGGCAGGATGCTGAAAACCAGCTTGGCGAAGTCCGCCAGGGTGGTGGCCTCGGGCAGTTCCCCCACCCGTCCGATGCCCTCTTCGGGCAGTCCGTCGTCGGCGGGGACCAGCGGTTCCACCCCTTCGAGCCCAAACGCGTCAGCCAGCACATCAGAGACGCCGCCCACGGCGCTGTCGCCGTTGGTGTGGACCGTCAGCAGTGCGCAGCTGCCCTCGATCAGGCGGTGCACAACATCACCCTTGAACCCGGTGCCCGCCACCGAGTGCACGGGCTTCAGGAACAGCGGATGGTGGGTCACCAGCAGGTCAGCACCCCATTCCAGGGCTTCGTCTATCACCTCGGAGGTGGGGTCCACGGCGAAGAGAATCCGCTTGACCGTCCGGAACGGACGGCCGGCCACCAGGCCCACGGCGTCCCAGCCCTCGGCGAGGGATTCGGGCCACAGCTCCTCTGCGGCCAGGAGAACATCGCCCAGGGTCGGTGCGGATAACTCTGCTTCTGCCGCAGCCACAGCCGGGGTTTCCGGGTCCGATCCCGGTGCGGCCTGCTCGCCGCCGTCGGCGGGCTTGTCTGTATCCATGGTTTCAGTTGTACCCGCTAGGTTTCCCGCGCTCAATTCGGCCGCGCCGCAGCAGGCCGGCTTTCGCGGACGTTCCGGGTATTGGAAGGAAAGACCGGGAATCAATACGGGCACGCGTGCATTGATACAGGGTATGAAGACCTATGTACTTGGCGGAGGCTGCTTTTGGTGCCTCGACGCCCTTTACCAGAAGACCCGCGGTGTCACCGACGTCGTTTCCGGCTACACCGGAGGGCACACCGCCCATCCGGACTATGACAGCGTCTGCTCCGGCACCACAGGGCACGCGGAGGTGGTGGCCGTAACCTTTGACGAGGACATCATTCCGGGCGAAGTGATCCTGGACATGTTCTTCATCTCCCACGACCCCACCACGCTGAACCGGCAGGGGTACGACGTCGGCACCCAGTACCGGTCCTCGATGTTCTACACCAACGAGACCGAGCGCGAGGAATTCGAGAAGGCACGCGACCGGGCGCAGTCGCACTGGGACAACCCGATCGTGACGGAAATCTCCCCGCTGCCGCGGTTCCACGTTGCGGAGGACTGGCATCAGGATTTCTACGCCAAACACCCCGAACAGGGCTACTGCCAGGTCATCATCAATCCCAAGCTCGCCAAGGCGCGGAAATATTACGCTGAATGGCTTGACAACTGACCTGCACACATGCTGCCGGATAAGCTGGATGGGTCCGCTGCAAAGATTTGACGGCGGCACCATCCCCAGCCGCCCTACTGCTTCACAGACATTTAACGGATAGAGGATAAACCATGGCACGGATTTACGACGACGTCACGCAGCTGGTCGGCGGCACCCCGCTGGTGCGGCTGAACCGCCTCACCGAAGGCCTCGACGCCGAGGTTGCGGTCAAGCTCGAGTTCTACAACCCCGCCAACAGCGTGAAGGACCGCATTGGCGTGGCCATCGTCGACGCCGCCGAGAAGGCGGGAGCCCTCAAGCCCGGCGG
Proteins encoded:
- a CDS encoding zinc ribbon domain-containing protein; protein product: MAKASSEEQLRLLDLQALDSTVHKLRNRARIVSDNSEIAALALQRAAAQSRLVAASTEAADITRELTRAEADVASVAARVERNQKHLDSGHGTSKELTALQSEMESLKRRRSDLEDVELEVMERLETAKAAEEQSREAAAALDAEMAALEEKRDAELAEIETERQAVVASREELAATFEPGLLAVYEKTLAKHGIGAARLFNGTSEGSGMQLSPGDLADIRKAAEDDIVFCPDSGCILVRSAEWGS
- the msrA gene encoding peptide-methionine (S)-S-oxide reductase MsrA; this translates as MKTYVLGGGCFWCLDALYQKTRGVTDVVSGYTGGHTAHPDYDSVCSGTTGHAEVVAVTFDEDIIPGEVILDMFFISHDPTTLNRQGYDVGTQYRSSMFYTNETEREEFEKARDRAQSHWDNPIVTEISPLPRFHVAEDWHQDFYAKHPEQGYCQVIINPKLAKARKYYAEWLDN
- a CDS encoding Nif3-like dinuclear metal center hexameric protein, which gives rise to MDTDKPADGGEQAAPGSDPETPAVAAAEAELSAPTLGDVLLAAEELWPESLAEGWDAVGLVAGRPFRTVKRILFAVDPTSEVIDEALEWGADLLVTHHPLFLKPVHSVAGTGFKGDVVHRLIEGSCALLTVHTNGDSAVGGVSDVLADAFGLEGVEPLVPADDGLPEEGIGRVGELPEATTLADFAKLVFSILPAVAGGVRVAGDPHGLVRRVAVCGGAGDSLFDAVRRHQADVYVTADLRHHPASEAREAAVNGRPYLIDVSHFGSEWLWLTPAANALENVLNDQGFSAEIRISGTNTDPWDFVLTPGLS